A stretch of DNA from Vibrio rhizosphaerae:
ACGGAAAGGCGATACTGCGGCCTTTCCGTTGTGGTGTGCGGTACTTTTGGACTCAATCACGTTGTGAACGACGACTTTGGGCAAATTGTCATCTTCGATTAAGTCCATTTCACCACCCAGATTTCACCACCAAGCTGAATGAGGACTTGGACTAGTGGTGTGTTGGCAGCTGCATTGCTGTATCGATCTCTGAATCCAGAATTAAAGGCACAGATTTAACTTCAACGGTTTGTCCCCAAAAGTCAGTGACACGGAAGTCATAAGGACCAACACCAAAGCCATCGTTTTTGAGGAAATAGTTGTAAGGTTTGCGTTCTAGTGGCGTGTAGTCATTGCCTGAGCCGGAAATGCGATACGCGACGGCTGTGATAGGGTATTTGTGATCACGCACTTGGATCGCGGTCCACCATTGACTCGAGCCGCCTTTAAAGTGCAGCTTCATGTTACCTGCGCGTTCATTTTCAACGTACTTCCATGAAATTGGAATTCGGCCCGCTTGCAGCGGGGAAATTTCAGCAAAGGCATCCTGATCCAGATCGACATCGCCTTTCTTACATTCAGGACACTGATCATCAATGCGTACGGTGACGGTTTGGTTGGTATTCAGGTTGGTGACTTCAATGACGGCACCACAGGCAGCAGAACCGTTATAGTCAACCGCATTCATCGCTGCGGTATAGATGCTGTCATCCGGTTTGGGGAAGCTACAATTACCGCCACCGCCGTAACCATAGAAGGTACCTTCCCCCGTATGGGTCGATGTATCTGCAAAACTGGAACCGCAGAGTACAACGCCCATGATAAACAATAGATTAGATGTTTTTTGCATAAAAGCCTCACTGTACGTTGAATAAACACAAGTAAATCTTGGTTACAAGAAATCAGTTAAGCATTCTAATGCATATTTAAGACATAAATGTGTCGCTGCGGTCAATTATTCTGAAAAATAATGCCTGTGATCAACGGATCATTGTGCGACATATTTCCGGGAGACCATGTTATACCGGATGTATGATTAACTTTATAGGTTGGTCATATTGATCGTGTCTGTACGATGGGAAGGAATCCAGATGAATCTGAAACATGATTTTGAGTTATTCGCTGCTTACAACCAACGCATGAATATACAAATCTATCAAGCTGCGCAACGACTTTCGGCAACAGAAGTGCAGCGAGATCGGGGAGCTTTCTTTGGCTCTATTATTGGGACGCTGAATCATATATGTGTTGCTGATATTCTCTGGTTGCAACGTTTTGCGACGCATCCGTCTTGCATCAGTGTACTGCGAGCGGTGGCAGATTTGCCCCGTCCGACTGGCCTTGATCAGATTCTCTTTGAGGATTTGGGCCATTTATCTGAACGGCGAATCTGGTTAGATCAGCAGATCATCAACTGGATAAGTGAATTGAATGATAAAGACTTGGTCTCTGCACTCTCTTATTCCAACAGCAAAGGGATTGCTGCAAATAAACGTTTCTCAAGTTTGATATGTCACTTTTTTAATCATCAGACACACCATCGGGGGCAGGTCTCGACGCTACTGTCACAAGCCGGTGTGGACATTGGTGTCACCGATTTATTGGTTCAAATCCCAGAAGAGATTTAAGTCTCGTTTGTGAGTGCTATGTGACGTCTTATCATGCTCATTCGTGGTGACCCGCACCTAGAAAACTGTGGCTCCGTTAGCTACCGTCATGGCATAAAAGTATAAAATCAGGTCAGATTTTCATAATCTTTTTGCTGTTGACTGGCTTACGCTAGGAGCATCAGAGAAGTTTGTACCGAAATAATTTTACACAAGGATTCCGTGTTGATGATTATTTTCCGTCCCGCTCAATTGAGTGATATCCAACAAATCGAACGTCTGGCCTATGAAAGCGGCCCGATGGTTTATACCTTGCCTGCACAACGTTCTCATCTGATCAAAAAAGTGGAACAGTCGATTGATTCATTTCGGCAGGCGGTATTCTCTCCCGGGGAGGAGCGTTATTTCTTTGTGCTGGAAGAGACCCTGACCGGGCAAATTCTCGGCACCGGGGCTATCAACGCACTGGCCGGATATCAGGAACCCTTTTATGCGCTGCGGAATGATATTCTGATTCACTCTTCCCGTGAGCTGAAAGTCCATAGCCGTATTCACGCCCTGACCATGACCCATGATCTCAGTGATCACTCTCAGCTGTGCTCTTTTTATATCATTCCGTCTCTCAGAGAGAGTCTCTACCCGGCCTTAATTACGCTGGGGCGACTACTGTTTATGTCGATTCATCCTGAGCGCTTCACGACCGACTGGCTGGCGGTGATTCCGGGGGTGGCCGATGAAAAGGGTCGCGCTCCGTTTTGGGAGCATGTCGGCAGAAAGTTTTTCCGCATCGATTACAACCAGGTGGAATACTACAACGGGACCCGGGACAAAACCTTTATTGCCGAGTTGATGCCGCATCATCCGTTGTATGTGCCTTTGATTCATGAAGAAGCACAAGCGGTGATGGGGCAGGTGCATCCTGATGCGGCATTGCAATGCGGCTTGTTGAGTGGGCAGGGGTTTGAGCCGGATAAATATGTCGAAATTTTTGATGCCGGTCCTATTCTGACGGCAAACCGTAATACCCTTGATATCTGGCAGCATCATAAATTGTGCCGGGTCAAAGTGGTTGAGACGCTCCCTCAGCGACGCAAATATTTAATCGGTATCAGTGATGAGACCGACTTTCGTGCCGTGATGGGAGAAGGCTGGCTGGAAGGTTCGACGCTGTTGCTGATGCCGCAAACGTTGCAGGCATTCGCCGCCAATCCTCACCATAAGATTGAGACCGACAGACAGTTCTGGTGTTTTCCCGTCAGTGACCAGACTGAAACTTGTCTATAGTGAACATAAATCGTGACTGAACGTCGATGATTCGTGAACATAAACCATTCAGGGATAATGAAAATGATGGTGATCCGTCCGGTTGCAAGGAGTGACCGTAAGGCAATAACAGAACTGGCGACGCAAACCGGCGTCGGCTTTACCTCGTTGCAAAATAACGAGAGTCAGCTCAATGATCGGATTGAGCGGATGCGGCGGACCTGGGAGCAACAAGCGCCGCTTGCCGAGCAAGGCTATCTGTTCGTGCTGGAAGATAGCGACAGCGGTAAAGTTGTCGGCATCAGTGGCATTGAAGCGGCGATCGGGCTGAATGAGCCTTGGTATAACTATCGGGTCGGAACGCTGGTTCATGCGTCCAAAGCTTTGGATGTGTATACCCAGATGCCGACGCTATTTCTCAGTAATGACCATACCGGTTATAGCGAGCTATGTACCTTATTTCTCGACCCGGCATACCGTCACAGTAAAAACGGTCATCTGTTATCGAAAAGCCGGCTGCTGTTTATTGCGACATTTCAGGACCGTTTTGCCACAAAATTGATCGCCGAAATGCGGGGGGTCTCTGATCAGGACGGTCATTCCCCGTTCTGGGAGAGTCTGGGCCGTCATTTCTTTGCGATTGATTTTGCCCATGCCGATTATCTGACCGGGGTCGGCCAGAAATCGTTTATTGCCGAACTGATGCCAAAACATCCGCTCTATGTGGATTTCCTCAGCGATGAAGCCAGAGACGTGATTGCTCAGGTTCATCCCAGTACTCTTCCGGCGCGGAAAATTCTTGAAAGTGAAGGGATGCGCTATGAAGGTTATGTGGATATTTTCGATGCCGGTCCGACACTGGAAGCCTACATTGATGACTTACGCGTGGTACGAAAATCTCAAACCCGCGAGGTTCAGGTTTCAGAGACGGAAACCACAGGTCCGGTTCACTGTTTGATCGGCAATCAAAGCTTCACCGACTACCGGGCCATCCTCGGCACGCCGGTGGTGACCGAATCCCATATTTCTCTGACCAGTACGCAGGCACAAGCGCTGCACGTCACCGAAGGTGACACGGTGCGTCTGGCCCCACTTTTTGCACAGGAGAATATCTCATGAGTCAGCCAAGCCTTTATATTCATGGTGTCTGGAGCGACGGACATGGTGACGAGTTTGAAAAACGCAACCCGGCTACAAACGCGGTCATTTGGTCGGCCAAGGCCGCAGCACCGGATGATGTCGAACAGGCCGTTATGGCGGCTCGTCAGGCATTTCCGGTCTGGTCTCAGACCCCGCTGGCAGAGCGTCTCGTATTATTGGAACAGTTTGTTGCACGACTGGATGAGCGTAAAGAAGAGCTGGCTGAGGTGATCGCCCAGGAAACGGGTAAAGTCCGCTGGGAAGCTCTGACCGAAGTGCAGGGGATGATGAATAAAGTTCAGGTGTCGATACAAGCCTACCACGAACGGACCGGTGAAAAAGTCACTGACATTGCCGGCGGAAAAGCAGTACTGCGTCACCGTCCGCACGGGGTACTGGCGGTGTTCGGCCCGTATAATTTTCCCGGTCATCTCCCAAACGGGCATATTGTCCCGGCCCTGATCGCCGGAAATTGTGTGGTGTTTAAGCCGAGTGAGCTGACTCCGTGGACGGCGCAACTGACGCTGGAAATCTGGCACAGTGCCGGTTTACCTGCCGGGGTGATTAATCTGGTTCAAGGCGGCAAAGATACTGGTATTACACTCTCTTCTCACCCGCAAATCGACGGCTTGCTGTTCACCGGCAGTGCCAATACCGGTTATCACCTGCATCGCCAGATGGGCGGACAGCCGGAGAAAATTCTGGCCCTTGAGATGGGGGGCAACAATCCGATGGTGATTGAGTCTTACGATCAGCTGGACGCGGCGGTCAATCTGGTGATTCAGTCGGCGTTTATCTCATCGGGACAGCGCTGTACGTGTGCGCGTCGGCTGCTGGTCAGACAGGGGGCGGATGGGGATCGCCTGATTGAGCGGCTGGTGGCGGTCACACGGCAGATTCGTGTGGATCGCTGGGATGCCGAGCCACAACCATTTATGGGGGCGGTGGTGTCGAATCAAGCCGCCGATGCTTTGCTGGAGACGCAACAGTATTTGTGTGATTTAGGGGCGAAACCGTTATTGACCATGACCCGGCCTGACCCGGATACCGCACTGCTCACCCCCGGCATACTGGATGTTTCTGAAGTGGATCAATTGCCGGATGAAGAATATTTCGGGCCGCTGCTCAGTGTGATGCGTTACCAGACGCTGGTAGAAGCCATCGGGATCGCCAATCAGACCCGCTTTGGATTATCGGCCGGGATTATTTCGACGCAGCGTGACGACTATGAACAATTTGCCGCGACCATTCGCGCCGGGATTGTCAACTGGAATCGGCCGCTGACCGGCGCGGCTCCCACGGCACCATTCGGTGGTATCGGCGCTTCGGGGAACCATCGTCCGAGTGCCTTTTATAGTGCTGATTTCTGTGCATGGCCGATGGCTTCGGTTGAAGCGGAACAACTCACGATGCCGGAATCGGTTTCTCCGGGGCTGGATTTTTCCGCCCCGGCGGATACATCTGCATAAGCTGTTGTTGAAAGAACTGTTGTTGAAACGACTGTTGTTGAAAGGAATGTGTTGTTGAAGGGAACGTGGTGAAGGAGAAATGGAAATGACACAAAACAAGCCATCGTCAATGCCTGCTGTTGAAGTCAATTTTGACGGCTTGGTCGGATTAACCCATAACTATGCCGGTCTGTCGTTCGGCAATGTGGCTTCCACCAGCAACAAAAGTCAGGCCGCCAATCCCAAACTGGCCGCACTGCAAGGATTGCAGAAGATGAAAGCATTAGCGGATAGCGGATTCAAACAGGGGGTGCTGCCACCACAAGAACGCCCCTGCATCCCGACATTACGCCGCTTAGGGTTTTCCGGGACCGATGCGCAGGTGCTGACGCAGGCTGCCCGGCAAGCCCCGCATATTCTGACAGCGGTGAGTTCCGCTTCTTCGATGTGGGTTGCCAATGCGGCTACGGTTTCTCCGTCGGCAGATACACAAGATCGACGGGTTCATTTCACGGTCGCCAATCTAAACAACAAGTTCCACCGGGCGATTGAAGCCGAGACCACGGGCAATGCGCTGCGCCGTATTTTTGCCGACCCGGATCATTTTGCTCATCACGCCGCACTGCCACAGCAAGCGATCATGGGAGATGAAGGCGCTGCCAACCATAATCGCCTGTGTCAGCATTACGGGGCCGCAGGTGTCGAAGTGTTCGTCTATGGCCGTCAGGTGTATGGCGGGCGGGTCGAACCCAAACGTTACCCGGCCCGCCAGACGCGTGAGGCCAGTGAAGCGATTGCTCGCTTGCATCAGTTGGATCCGGCAAGGACGGTGTTTGTGCAGCAAAATCCAGAAGTGATTGACCAAGGGGTGTTTCATAATGATGTGATTGCGGTCAGTAATGGCCCGGTGTTGTTCTATCATCAGGAAGCATTTCTTAATCCATCGGCGGCATTTGCGGAGATGCAGGCCAAGCTTGCTGCTGTCGCGTGTGAATTGATGCCGGTTGAAGTCCCGAGTGCACAGGTCTCAGTTGCTGACGCAGTTAACACTTATCTGTTTAATAGCCAGCTTTTAACTAAAGCCGATGGTAAAATGCTGATTGTCGTCCCGCAGGAAGCCCGGGAACATGAAGGGGTGTGGCGCTATCTTTCTGAACTGATCCAAAGTAACGGTCCGATCGATGCAGTGCAGGTATTCAATTTACGGGAAAGTATGCGTAATGGCGGCGGTCCGGCTTGTTTACGTCTGCGTGTTGTGTTGAATGAAGCTGAAATTCAGGCGACTAATCCGCATGTATTGATGAGCGACGAGGTTTACCGGACGCTTACGAATTGGGTTGAGAGACATTATCGCGATCGCCTGTCGGAACATGATCTGGCTGATCCTCAGTTGTTGCTCGAAAACCAGACTGCGCTGGATGAGTTAACCCGGATTCTGCATTTAGGATCCATCTATCCGTTCCAGCGTTAACCGGCAGGAAAGGAGAACAGGATGAAGGATTTTCTGCACACAACGTTACAGGGGCAACCGCCGGCTGAAACCGCCGGAGAAAACGATTATTTAACTTGGCAGTGGCTGGCGGATGGTGTGTTACTGCTGGCGCCGAAAGTCGCAGCCACAGACGTCAAACATGTGTTGATCTCGGCGGGGGTGCATGGCAATGAGACGGCACCGATTGAAATTCTGTCACGGCATGTGAACCGCTTACTGAGCGGGGAAATGCCCTTAGCGGTACGGTTATTGGTCGTATTCGGCAATCCGGATGCGATTCGGGCCGGGGTACGTTATCAAACGGTGGATTTGAACCGATTGTTTCATGGTTATCACCGGAATTATCCGGCATGTCCGGAGACTGAGCGTGCTGTGGTGCTGGAGCATATCGTGGAGACGTTTTTTGCCGATACCGGCACCGAGCGATTTCATTTTGATCTGCACACGGCGATCCGTGAGTCTTTTCACGTCCGCTTCGGTGTACTGCCGCAAAAGACACTGGCCTCAGATGATTTTCTCCACGGTTTGATCGGTATGGGGCTGGAAGCCTTGGTGATCAATCCGATCCCCGGCGGTACGTTCAGTTATTACACCCATGCAGCGTTGCAAGTGCAGAGCTGTACGCTTGAACTCGGTAAAGCCCGTCCCTTCGGTGAAAATGATCTCAGCCAGTTTGCCGCAGCTGATACGGCATTGGGGTGTTTTATTCGCGGGGAAGCATTTTCTGCCGATATGTTAGCGCCGATTAAGGTGTATCAGGTCGCGCGTGAACTGAAAAAACTGTCGGATAATTTTCACTTTATTGATGTCAGTGACGATGCAAAGAACTTTACTTGCTTCACGCAAGGGACGGTAATCGCACAGGATGAGGATGTGACTTATCGGGTTGAACGCGCCAACGAGTGGCTGATTTTCCCCAATGCCGGGGTGAAGACCGGTCTGCGTGCCGGTCTGATGCTGGCAGAGGCCGATCTCGATGCGTTAATGTGAGTCAGGGGGCTGAGTCCCCTTCGGGGAACAGCGATGACTCATCCTGCCCGGGCGGGAGCCGATGTGAGGGGTTACCTTGCGGTTCGACTCGGTTTCTGCCTTGTTGCTTGGCCCGATAGAGACGTTTATCGGCCATTCGGTAAAGTGCTTCAAATGTTTCAGCATGCGTGCGGGTTGCAATCCCGAAGCTGGCGGTCAGATAAATCTCCAGTGTTTCGTGACAAAATGGTGTTTGTGCAATGATGTCCCGTAAATTTTCGGTATAGGCACTCGCCTGTTCTCCATTGGTATCGGGAAGTAATATCACCATTTCTTCACCGCCCCACCGTGCAATGACATCATGCTCGCGGGTATGACGTTTGAGCAGTTTTGCCATATGTATCAGCGCAAGATCACCGATATGATGTCCGTGTGAGTCATTAATTCTTTTGAAGTGATCGATATCCATCATGACGAAACTGAGCGGTTTTTGGGTCCGGTTTGACTGCTGAATGCAGTGATGGCCCGCTGCCAGAAGTGAACGTCTGTTGAACAGATTCGTTAATGGATCATATGACGATAGATATTCTGCCGTGATTCTTTGTTGCTCCACATCTTTTAACCGATAAGCCACGATCACGGCCAGAATAATCGCTTCAAATACCACCCCGAATACAGCACCGTTATAGCTGTAATAGTTATAGGGAATCAATCCCCATACTGACAGTGTCGTAATCAGCAGGCCTAACATGCTGCATAAGACCGCAATCAGAAAATACCGAGTGTCTTTGGTTTTGTTCAGGTTTAATCCCCCCAGTAAGATCATGATCATGGTCGTCAGTGAGAGAAACTTAAACGCAAGTTTGGTCGCCCAAAAGTGCATGTTTAAGCTGATCAGAACCACCATCGCCAGAATTCCCAGACCACTATAGATCAGTAACGCTAAATTCAGTTTGGGAGTGGTTTGATGGATACGCAGAAAGTGAGACACAAAGATTAAGCCGGAGACCCCATGAAAAACCATCATGATTAGGGTGAGATTATTTTCAATCAGCAGTGAATTGGGATACAGCCAAGCAAAGCCATAGCCGTTATAAGAAATATTGACGATGATAAAACAGCTGATATAGAGCGAATAGAAAAGAGCATCCAACTGTTTGATGGAAAAGTACAGGACAAGGTTCATGCCGACCAAGGCCAGCAACACGCCATATAAGAGCCCGGATGTGACATGGATTTGCGAATCGAGGGCTCTGGATTGATAAGCGTCGAGTAAAGCAATGGGAAGGGTTAATGGGTCAAAAGACTGACCACGGATGAAAATCTGACTTTTCCCCGGCGGGATCTTCATATCGAACACAAAGCCGATGCCGGGCAGCAGCTGTGCGTCGGCGAACTGATGATCACCGGAATGCCATGTCTGAATCAAACCCTGATCATTGACTAAATAAATGGTCAGATCATCCACCCAGGCTTGCGCGGCATTGAGGCGGCGATATTGTTCAACCCGGGTATCATTTTGTACGTCTAACTGAATCCACGTGGCGTGTTTATTGATACCAAATGACATAAAGTCTTGAGGCGGGTGCTGAACCTTTCCGGTCTGAAAGCGTTGTCTGGCTTGCGCAAGCGATATCGGGGTTGTGGTCTCCTCGTGAAAATAAGCGATGTCGGTCAGTAAGGTCGGGATGCTATTGTGCGGGCTTGTCATTGCCAAAACATTTTGACAATCAACGATCAGTAAAAAAATAATTAATACAAAGCGCACCATCATATTGATTGATTCTATTTTATCTTTTCGACGAGAGATTGAGGTGGAAACATCACATCACTTGGCATGATTTGAATGAGATGATGATGTGTCATACGAGCATTATCCAGAGATAATGCCATGATTTAAAATAGGTGAACTGGCTTTGGGGATGGTTATTTTTAATTATCTCAATAGCGATACAATTTACATGATTTATCTTGCACTTGAGTAAAAGACGTTGTGCAAATTGCGTCTGTTTGTCTATGGATAAATGTCTATGAACGAATGCGCGGTCGTGCATCGGGTGAACCGAGCAATGTGTGATTCAAGCGCGTTTGAGTGGCAGATGAATCGTAAATGTGCTGCCTTCGCCCACGATGGAAGCAACCTCAATACATCCCCTGTGTTTTTCGATAATGCCATAAGTGACTGAAAGTCCCAGTCCGGTGCCTTTGCCGACGGGTTTGGTGGTGAAAAATGGATCAAAAATATGGGGAATCATTTTCTCATCAATGCCGATACCATTATCACTAATCGTAATAACGACCTGATCCGCCACCACGGTCGTTTGGATAATAATGGTGCCCCAATCGGGAATGGCTTGCACAGCGTTGACCAACAGATTGAGAAAGACCTGATTGAGCTGAGAGGGCAGACATTCGATCGGGGGTAATAGGCCATATTGGCGTATCACTTCTGCTTTGAATTTGATTTCATTCCAGACCACGTTGAGTGTACTGTCGATGCAAGTATGGATATCAACGGTTTGCCATTCACTATTGCCGGGACGCGAAAAGTCGCGCAAGTCTCGTACAATTCTTCGAACGCGTGCCACACCGTCGATGGATTCGTTCACCAGCGTGATAATGTCAGTCCGCAGATAGTCGATATCAATGCTGCGTTTATAAGCATCGAGCCGGGCTTGATTTTCAGGGGATAACTCCGCTTCATATTGAGCATATTGGTCATGCAGTGCCAATAATTGCTCCACATAGCCTTTGAGCATATCAAGGTTAGAATTCACAAACCCGATCGGGTTGTTCACTTCATGGGCAACACCTGCCGCCAATTGACCAATGGATGCCAGTTTCTCAGACTGCAGTAGTTGATTGTGGGCATCCTCCAGCTTTTTGATTAATTTACGCTGCTCTTCGCGTTCCTGAGTTAAGTCACGGTTGATCCGCTCATTTTCATGTAGTGCTGATTCGAGTTCAGCCGTACGACGACGCACTTGGTTTTCCAGCATGACTGTATCCTGAAACAGACTGTAGTTGCCGGACTGTTTGTTTGCCTCACGTTCTGCTCTGTCCATCAGTGACGTGACAACTTTATTGAGGCGGCGTATCTCCTGACGCAGAGCGGCTTCATTTTCTTCCGCGTCAGTCATTGGCATGTTCCTCGTCTCCGAATTTTATCTCATCACCAAAAACAATCCCTGTCAGGGTTTGATTGATGTGGACCCCCCCAAATTGTTCACCATAGGTACTGAATCCGACGGCGTTATATTGATGGAGCAACTTACCGACGGCTGCTTTGCTTCCGTTGCGGGTTGCCTCCAGATTACGCAAGATGCAGTCACACACTAACATGCCCTGAATATGCGTGACGTGGTCTTCCAACGCTTTCAACGTCGCGGTTAATTTATCGAGCATATTTTCGCCATGAGCTACTCTGAGTACGACACCTTCATCGATGGCACAATAGAAAGTCAGGCTACCATCCGGGTTCGCATGTTGAATCGAGCGAACAAAATCAGTGCCGTCGATCATCACCACCACGGGCCAAGCGGCAAAATGGTTCGAGTTGAGTTGTTCCGGGTCAACGTCCACGAGGCGGGCGTATTCTGCGGCTGCCGGGAGCCCGTTAATTTCTTTGACAATACGGTTCTTGGCATCGACTTCCGTAACCACCATTCGTTCATGGCCGGAAATAAAGTGCTGTGTCTTAAACAGGTGAATCGCGAGAGAGGTATTGATCAGTACCAGCGTTGCACTATCGGTATGAAATTGCCCGTCGGCAAAGACCCAAGTCTGTTTGAATTTCAATTCGTCGCCGGCAGAACCACCAAACATCCGGATATGCCCGAGCCCGTCTTGTAAAGCGT
This window harbors:
- a CDS encoding FIST N-terminal domain-containing protein, encoding MDKSKPILTGHSCSPDAATAVLELQTQIVQPQMALVIFFCSSNYDLPLLTAAIHQYFPETLVVGCTTAGEIGPAGYLDHSLTGISFSAASCTAVVGHLKQLQTFEISYGRAFAQDLLRRLESSPAYVETNQNFGFLLIDGLSVREEPVTHALQDGLGHIRMFGGSAGDELKFKQTWVFADGQFHTDSATLVLINTSLAIHLFKTQHFISGHERMVVTEVDAKNRIVKEINGLPAAAEYARLVDVDPEQLNSNHFAAWPVVVMIDGTDFVRSIQHANPDGSLTFYCAIDEGVVLRVAHGENMLDKLTATLKALEDHVTHIQGMLVCDCILRNLEATRNGSKAAVGKLLHQYNAVGFSTYGEQFGGVHINQTLTGIVFGDEIKFGDEEHAND